One Massilia sp. 9096 genomic window carries:
- a CDS encoding TonB C-terminal domain-containing protein, translating to MSNASAAVSLRTGPSNRRLVSGLLVSLLLHAVVLLLQFGVPGLRPGPGGPLTVRLAPLPEPSVSTPLPPPPLPAVPASATPPIAPPAPLPALPPLPSPVSAPSQPRRGFSMVDPARPKPAPAPPPRTVAPQRPPRRRARAPAAHDGLHTDVIARDGRKDDGFSVPPVAGAPAPEPEPLGKTELSEASEPTPEPAQTQAAPTLPEQAPADEQAQQSERTRLAEQREQQREQALQARRDADEQALRATADAEARRAAEQRARVQADQDARYQAELTRRQRQAEEETRLAEQAQRLAAAQQLAEQQRVQAEQARAQQLAEQQRIHAEEARAQQLAEQQRVQAEQARAQQLTEQQRVRAEQATAQQLAEQRRIQAEQARVQQLAEQRAAEQRQRELQARQQAEQLAREQAQQAARLAQQEQLRRQQEKGNADGSMGPGQTGAIAGNSAGNGNGGAGRGATLPGGAQGGSLVSRARELLRGIDIDKPMPPVMRPAEDARPEPRRALADAVLRDVPLRMYIDSVRQKIERNVVVGQGLLAEDVVRVFLLVSIAIRSDGSIDDVTIVRSSGRADVDEIVRRIVRLNARYAAFPPNVAANYDVIEVRRVWSFSGVVRLLEEMR from the coding sequence ATGTCCAACGCCAGCGCCGCGGTTTCCCTGCGTACCGGTCCCAGCAATCGCCGGCTCGTCTCCGGACTGCTGGTGTCGCTGCTGCTGCATGCCGTGGTACTGTTGCTGCAATTCGGCGTTCCGGGTTTACGACCCGGGCCGGGCGGGCCGCTCACCGTCAGGCTGGCGCCGCTGCCCGAACCGTCCGTATCGACTCCACTGCCGCCACCGCCTTTGCCAGCCGTGCCCGCCAGCGCCACGCCGCCGATAGCGCCGCCGGCGCCGCTGCCCGCGCTGCCACCGTTGCCGTCTCCTGTCTCGGCGCCGTCCCAGCCGCGCAGAGGTTTCTCGATGGTCGATCCGGCGCGTCCGAAACCCGCACCGGCGCCGCCGCCGCGCACCGTCGCACCGCAACGGCCGCCACGCCGCCGTGCGCGTGCGCCTGCGGCACACGATGGCCTGCATACGGACGTCATCGCCCGGGACGGGCGCAAGGACGATGGTTTCAGCGTACCACCGGTAGCCGGCGCGCCGGCGCCCGAACCGGAACCGTTGGGCAAAACCGAACTGTCCGAAGCGAGCGAACCCACGCCTGAGCCGGCCCAGACCCAGGCCGCGCCAACCTTGCCCGAGCAGGCGCCAGCCGACGAGCAGGCGCAACAGTCCGAGCGCACGCGCCTGGCCGAGCAGCGCGAACAGCAACGCGAGCAGGCGTTGCAAGCCCGGCGCGACGCCGACGAGCAAGCCTTGCGCGCCACCGCCGACGCCGAGGCCAGGCGCGCCGCCGAGCAGCGGGCGCGCGTGCAGGCCGACCAGGATGCGCGCTACCAGGCCGAGCTGACACGCCGCCAGCGCCAGGCCGAGGAGGAGACCCGCCTGGCCGAGCAAGCGCAGCGCCTGGCAGCGGCGCAGCAATTGGCCGAGCAGCAGCGTGTCCAGGCGGAGCAGGCCAGGGCGCAGCAGCTGGCCGAGCAGCAGCGCATCCACGCGGAGGAGGCAAGGGCTCAGCAGCTGGCGGAGCAGCAGCGTGTCCAGGCGGAGCAGGCAAGGGCTCAGCAGCTGACCGAGCAGCAGCGCGTGCGGGCCGAGCAGGCAACGGCGCAGCAGCTGGCCGAGCAGCGGCGCATCCAGGCCGAGCAGGCGAGGGTGCAGCAGTTGGCCGAGCAGCGCGCGGCCGAGCAGCGCCAGCGCGAGCTGCAGGCCCGCCAGCAGGCGGAGCAGCTGGCGCGCGAGCAGGCGCAGCAGGCGGCGCGCCTGGCCCAGCAGGAACAGCTGCGACGCCAGCAAGAAAAAGGTAACGCCGATGGCTCGATGGGCCCGGGTCAGACCGGCGCCATCGCAGGCAACAGCGCCGGCAACGGCAATGGCGGCGCCGGCCGTGGCGCTACCTTGCCAGGCGGCGCACAAGGCGGCAGCCTGGTCTCGCGTGCGCGCGAGCTGCTGCGCGGCATCGACATCGACAAGCCGATGCCTCCGGTGATGCGCCCGGCCGAGGACGCCCGCCCCGAGCCCCGGCGCGCCCTGGCCGACGCCGTCCTGCGCGACGTGCCGCTGCGCATGTACATCGACAGCGTGCGCCAGAAAATCGAACGCAACGTGGTGGTGGGCCAGGGCTTGCTGGCCGAGGACGTCGTGCGCGTGTTCCTGCTGGTGAGCATCGCGATCCGCAGCGACGGCAGCATCGACGACGTGACGATCGTCCGCTCCAGCGGCCGCGCCGACGTCGACGAGATCGTGCGCCGCATCGTTCGCCTCAATGCACGCTACGCGGCTTTTCCGCCGAACGTGGCAGCCAATTACGACGTGATCGAAGTGCGTCGCGTATGGAGTTTCTCCGGGGTAGTTCGCCTGCTGGAAGAAATGCGCTGA
- a CDS encoding polysaccharide biosynthesis/export family protein, giving the protein MNVSTTRFPKSAAGALALLALVLVLAGCAPAIHFRDQDKAGADQPAPPTELINDKLIAAERQEHKDQSNQDLDKLLVPNPPPYTIGSGDVLSIVVWDHPELAGGMAASPTADLASTAMNANAGANAGAPGFVVDHLGRIQFPLAGLLPVEGLTEEQARTQLSTKLAKYLANPNVTLRVQAYRSKRVYLDGEVKSPGLQAINDIPMTLVEAINRAGGLLPTADQSRILLERGQQRYRVNLRELVLKNINPGLVMLSPGDVVRIPSRDETKVFVSGEVITPKALTMHDGRLTLNEALGESGGISPLSGDARQVYVVRKTAERTRVFQLDARVAGSLAMAEAFELQPKDIVYVAATPLANWNRNLSLLIPGALSSAVSATNRP; this is encoded by the coding sequence ATGAACGTTTCTACGACGCGATTCCCGAAATCGGCGGCTGGCGCCTTGGCGCTGCTGGCCCTCGTACTGGTGCTCGCGGGCTGCGCCCCCGCCATCCATTTTCGCGACCAGGACAAGGCCGGCGCGGACCAGCCGGCACCGCCGACCGAACTCATCAACGACAAGCTGATCGCCGCCGAACGCCAGGAACACAAGGACCAGTCCAACCAGGATCTCGACAAGCTGCTCGTCCCGAATCCGCCGCCTTACACGATCGGCAGTGGCGACGTACTCTCGATCGTGGTCTGGGATCATCCCGAACTGGCCGGCGGCATGGCGGCTTCGCCCACCGCCGACCTGGCCAGCACGGCCATGAACGCCAATGCCGGCGCCAACGCCGGTGCGCCCGGGTTCGTGGTCGACCACCTCGGCCGCATCCAGTTTCCGCTGGCCGGCCTGCTGCCGGTCGAAGGACTGACCGAGGAGCAGGCCAGGACGCAGCTGAGCACGAAGCTGGCCAAGTACCTGGCCAACCCCAACGTCACACTGCGCGTGCAGGCTTATCGCAGCAAGCGCGTGTATCTCGACGGCGAAGTCAAATCGCCCGGCCTGCAAGCGATCAACGACATCCCCATGACCCTGGTCGAAGCCATCAACCGCGCCGGCGGCCTGCTCCCGACCGCCGACCAGAGCCGCATCCTGCTCGAGCGCGGCCAGCAGCGCTACCGCGTCAACCTGCGCGAGCTGGTGCTGAAGAACATCAACCCCGGCCTCGTGATGCTCAGTCCGGGCGACGTCGTGCGCATTCCCTCGCGCGACGAAACCAAGGTCTTCGTGTCCGGCGAGGTGATCACGCCCAAGGCGCTGACGATGCACGACGGCCGCCTCACGCTCAACGAGGCCCTCGGCGAGAGTGGCGGCATCAGCCCCTTGAGCGGCGATGCGCGCCAGGTCTACGTCGTGCGCAAGACAGCCGAGCGTACCCGCGTGTTCCAGCTCGACGCACGTGTTGCCGGTTCGCTGGCGATGGCCGAGGCTTTCGAGCTGCAGCCGAAGGACATCGTCTACGTGGCCGCCACGCCGCTGGCCAATTGGAACCGCAACCTGAGCCTGCTGATCCCGGGGGCGCTGAGCTCGGCCGTCAGCGCAACCAATCGGCCCTGA
- a CDS encoding Wzz/FepE/Etk N-terminal domain-containing protein: MSTPGEPHALSPVVSSPPILNVPFDPRVVEPPHEEPAFDLKGYLHTLFDNRWLIGGITALITLVAVLYALVAKPVYEANLMIHVEEESPNASKNILSEASSLFETKKAAIAEMELLRSRMVVSRAVDNLQLYIDVQPRYFPIAGFWFANQNGNALSQPGLFGYGGYVWGAEKADVSLFEVPEAWLGRQFALTALGKGRYRFSGGGQRIAFDGNVGLR, encoded by the coding sequence ATGAGTACCCCTGGCGAACCGCATGCCCTGAGCCCTGTCGTCTCGAGCCCGCCCATCCTGAACGTGCCCTTCGATCCACGCGTGGTCGAACCCCCGCACGAGGAACCGGCCTTCGATCTCAAGGGCTATCTCCATACCTTGTTCGACAACCGATGGCTGATCGGCGGCATCACTGCCCTGATCACACTGGTGGCGGTGCTGTACGCGCTGGTCGCCAAGCCGGTGTACGAGGCCAACCTGATGATCCATGTGGAGGAAGAAAGTCCGAATGCCTCCAAAAACATTCTCAGCGAGGCCTCGTCGCTGTTCGAGACCAAGAAGGCGGCGATCGCCGAGATGGAGCTGCTGCGCTCGCGCATGGTGGTGTCGCGCGCGGTCGACAACCTGCAACTCTATATCGATGTGCAGCCCAGATATTTCCCGATCGCCGGTTTCTGGTTCGCCAACCAGAACGGCAACGCGCTGTCCCAGCCAGGACTGTTCGGCTACGGCGGCTACGTGTGGGGTGCGGAAAAGGCCGATGTCTCGCTGTTCGAAGTGCCCGAAGCCTGGCTCGGCCGCCAGTTCGCGCTGACGGCGCTGGGCAAGGGGCGCTACCGTTTCTCGGGCGGCGGCCAGCGCATCGCTTTCGACGGCAACGTCGGTCTGCGCTAG
- a CDS encoding nucleoside-diphosphate sugar epimerase/dehydratase, with translation MMVTVDLVALPFCFLIAMLLRGGDLKLASHFGPASYVLVAVVTIAAFSISDLYRAVIRFIDQRLLSVTGFALAIAILCAYIVMFAINEENFPRSALAIYWFIVFSYVVASRVGMRNFLRHLYEVGHSVSETVAVYGAGEAGARLVQTMRGSQEYRPVCFFDDKHALNERNIAGLRVFHTDRLAEVVKAMGIRSIVIAISSASPERLRDIMQRLAQAGVAIKILSRLVDLADDKVTPRETIRELKFEDLLGRPPVPPRLDLFARCVRGKHVLVTGAGGSIGSELCRQIVTLAPARLHLLDHSEFALYTIRQELGTRFPDIPIEAHLGSVCNAELVERILRDGGVDTVYHAAAYKHVPLVETNIVEGLRNNVVGAQVIAAQAAKYGVETCVLISSDKAVRPTNVMGASKRIAELIFQAAAARPGAGTTFCMVRFGNVLGSSGSVIPLFQRQIARGGPLTITHPEVSRYFMLIPEAAQLVIQAGAMAKGGDVFVLDMGEPVRIVDLARTLIALSGLSEKTSQNPGGDIEIRYVGLFPGEKLHEELLTDGVVCPSEHPRIMRMKENALRPSVLDTFITCLMMACETHERPMIEAMVKSIVTEYTPQQTQSAPTVLPLPEPERLALIKKFVPFRI, from the coding sequence ATGATGGTGACGGTGGACTTGGTCGCCCTGCCATTCTGCTTCCTGATCGCCATGCTACTGCGCGGCGGCGACCTGAAACTGGCTTCGCATTTCGGCCCGGCCTCCTATGTGCTGGTGGCCGTGGTCACGATCGCCGCCTTTTCCATCTCCGACCTGTATCGCGCGGTCATTCGTTTCATCGACCAGCGTTTATTGAGCGTCACCGGATTCGCCTTGGCGATCGCCATTCTCTGCGCCTATATCGTGATGTTTGCGATCAATGAAGAAAACTTTCCCCGCAGCGCATTGGCCATTTATTGGTTTATCGTTTTTTCCTATGTCGTCGCCTCGCGCGTCGGCATGCGCAATTTCCTGCGCCATTTATATGAGGTTGGCCATAGCGTTTCGGAAACTGTCGCCGTGTATGGCGCCGGCGAAGCCGGGGCGCGGCTTGTGCAAACCATGCGCGGCAGCCAGGAATATCGCCCGGTCTGCTTCTTCGACGATAAACACGCACTGAACGAACGCAATATCGCCGGCCTGCGCGTGTTCCACACCGACCGCCTGGCAGAAGTCGTCAAGGCGATGGGTATCCGCTCGATCGTCATTGCGATCTCCTCGGCTTCGCCGGAACGCCTGCGCGACATCATGCAGCGCCTGGCCCAGGCCGGCGTCGCCATCAAGATCCTGAGCCGCCTGGTCGACCTGGCCGACGACAAGGTCACGCCGCGCGAAACCATCCGCGAGCTCAAATTCGAAGACCTGCTCGGACGCCCGCCGGTGCCGCCGCGCCTTGACCTGTTCGCCCGCTGCGTGCGCGGCAAGCACGTGCTCGTGACCGGCGCGGGCGGTTCGATCGGCAGCGAATTGTGCCGCCAGATCGTCACCCTCGCCCCGGCCCGCCTGCACCTGCTCGATCACTCCGAGTTCGCGCTGTACACGATCCGCCAGGAGCTGGGCACGCGCTTCCCCGACATCCCGATCGAAGCCCATCTCGGCTCGGTCTGCAACGCCGAGCTGGTCGAGCGCATCCTGCGCGACGGCGGCGTCGACACGGTCTATCACGCCGCCGCCTACAAGCACGTGCCCCTGGTCGAAACCAACATCGTCGAAGGCTTGCGCAACAACGTGGTCGGGGCCCAGGTCATCGCCGCCCAGGCCGCGAAGTACGGGGTCGAGACCTGCGTCCTGATCTCCAGCGACAAGGCGGTGCGCCCGACCAATGTCATGGGCGCCAGCAAACGCATCGCCGAGCTGATCTTCCAGGCCGCCGCCGCCCGGCCCGGCGCCGGCACCACCTTCTGCATGGTCCGCTTCGGCAACGTGCTCGGCTCGTCCGGCTCCGTCATCCCGCTGTTCCAGCGCCAGATCGCGCGTGGCGGGCCGCTGACCATCACGCACCCCGAAGTCTCGCGCTACTTCATGCTGATCCCGGAAGCGGCGCAGCTGGTGATCCAGGCCGGCGCCATGGCCAAGGGCGGCGACGTGTTCGTGCTCGACATGGGCGAACCGGTCAGGATCGTCGACCTGGCGCGCACCCTGATCGCGCTGTCCGGCCTGAGCGAGAAGACGTCGCAGAACCCGGGCGGCGACATCGAGATCCGCTACGTCGGCCTGTTCCCCGGCGAAAAGCTGCACGAGGAGCTGCTCACCGACGGCGTAGTCTGCCCGAGCGAGCACCCGCGCATCATGCGCATGAAGGAAAACGCCCTGCGCCCGAGCGTGCTGGACACCTTCATCACCTGCCTGATGATGGCCTGCGAGACCCACGAGCGGCCGATGATCGAAGCGATGGTCAAGTCGATCGTCACCGAATACACGCCCCAGCAAACCCAGAGCGCGCCGACCGTCCTTCCGCTGCCCGAGCCCGAGCGCCTGGCCCTGATCAAGAAATTCGTGCCGTTCCGTATTTGA
- a CDS encoding LiaI-LiaF-like domain-containing protein: MNSEASYHLRRQVLWGLLLVGLGTAFLLDQMHIIEITDYWHYAPLLLVLAGINQTIGYPSAGEFSRGLWNVFIGLYLFAVLEGLFGLTWSNSWPLFIIISGVTMAIRPIAARRFNLQRERHHGE; the protein is encoded by the coding sequence ATGAACAGCGAAGCTTCCTATCATCTGCGGCGCCAGGTCCTGTGGGGCCTGCTGCTGGTCGGCCTGGGCACCGCCTTCCTGCTCGACCAGATGCACATCATCGAGATCACCGACTACTGGCACTATGCGCCGTTGCTGCTGGTCCTGGCCGGCATCAACCAGACGATCGGCTATCCGAGCGCCGGCGAATTCTCGCGCGGTCTGTGGAACGTGTTCATCGGCTTGTACCTGTTCGCCGTGCTGGAGGGCTTGTTCGGGCTGACCTGGTCCAACAGCTGGCCGCTGTTCATCATCATCAGCGGGGTGACGATGGCGATCCGCCCGATCGCGGCGCGCCGCTTCAACCTGCAGCGGGAGCGTCATCATGGCGAATGA
- a CDS encoding LiaI-LiaF-like domain-containing protein, with translation MANEGNRAFGQVVIGLLVVAMGVLFLLDNLGYVGFRHALSFWPIAFMVAGASMMVSQEERNGHVTGLILIVVGLLLLLKHMGLIDISWNMVWPVLLIVIGGLILFRTVGGGRVVHLGVHKTGGGAGGKAAGTLDVTAILGGVQRRVETADFRGGEVTALLGGCELDLRACSIVKEAVLNVFTVCGGVSIKVPLDWTVVMDGVPVAGGFTQKTVPTPDVGKRLVITGYAFMGGVEVSN, from the coding sequence ATGGCGAATGAAGGCAATCGCGCCTTCGGCCAGGTCGTGATCGGCCTGCTGGTGGTGGCGATGGGCGTGCTGTTCCTGCTCGATAACCTGGGCTACGTCGGCTTTCGCCATGCGCTTTCGTTCTGGCCGATCGCCTTCATGGTCGCCGGGGCCAGCATGATGGTCAGCCAGGAAGAGCGCAACGGCCACGTCACCGGCCTGATCCTGATCGTGGTCGGCCTGCTCCTGCTGCTCAAGCACATGGGGCTGATCGACATCAGCTGGAACATGGTGTGGCCGGTGCTGCTGATCGTGATCGGCGGCCTGATCCTGTTTCGCACCGTGGGCGGCGGACGCGTCGTCCACCTCGGCGTCCACAAGACGGGCGGCGGGGCGGGCGGCAAAGCGGCCGGTACGCTCGACGTCACCGCGATCCTGGGCGGGGTCCAGCGCCGTGTCGAGACGGCGGACTTCCGCGGCGGCGAAGTCACCGCGTTGCTGGGCGGGTGCGAGCTCGACCTGCGCGCCTGCTCGATCGTGAAGGAAGCCGTGCTGAACGTGTTCACGGTGTGCGGCGGCGTCTCGATCAAGGTGCCGCTCGACTGGACCGTGGTGATGGATGGCGTGCCGGTGGCGGGCGGCTTCACGCAAAAGACCGTGCCCACGCCGGACGTCGGCAAGCGCCTGGTGATCACCGGCTACGCCTTCATGGGTGGCGTGGAAGTCAGTAACTGA
- a CDS encoding sensor histidine kinase codes for MRSWRAALLYLLAWLMLGLLLAAMLAVGGAAWPASLLFALPLVLVYAFASGYSAYYVCRAYPLGPGRALAVLRGVGLTSLCAAGLWCALGAAWSSLWQALAPTLSLPLNRTLAASTFGIGVLLYGLAAAVSYLLIESARVRELETRTLQVKLMAQDAELRMLRTQVDPHFLFNSLNSISALTTIDPAAARAMIVQLADFFRHSLGLQADRKVTLAQELRLVADFVAIEQVRFGERLRVGFDADAGAQACLLPPMLLQPLVENAVKHGIGQMLEPGMIRVHAARAGTQLQIRVENDADPDGVPAKGGGIGLENVRQRLAATYGHEAGLRWTRTADAFCVELTLPAEMLTPSTDTVIKV; via the coding sequence ATGCGCAGCTGGCGCGCCGCCTTGCTCTACCTGCTGGCCTGGCTGATGCTGGGCCTGCTGCTGGCCGCCATGCTGGCGGTCGGCGGCGCGGCCTGGCCCGCCAGCCTGCTGTTCGCGTTGCCGCTGGTGCTGGTGTACGCCTTCGCCAGCGGCTATTCGGCGTATTACGTGTGCCGCGCCTATCCGCTCGGGCCCGGGCGCGCGCTGGCCGTGCTGCGCGGCGTCGGCTTGACGTCGCTGTGCGCGGCCGGCCTGTGGTGCGCGCTCGGCGCGGCCTGGAGCAGCTTGTGGCAGGCGCTGGCGCCGACGCTGTCCTTGCCCTTGAACCGGACGCTGGCGGCGTCGACGTTCGGCATCGGCGTGCTGCTGTACGGCCTGGCCGCGGCCGTGAGCTATCTGCTGATCGAGTCCGCGCGGGTGCGCGAGCTCGAGACGCGCACGCTGCAGGTCAAGCTGATGGCGCAGGATGCCGAGCTGCGCATGCTGCGCACCCAGGTCGATCCGCACTTCCTGTTCAACAGCCTCAATTCGATCAGCGCGCTCACCACGATCGACCCTGCCGCCGCACGCGCGATGATCGTGCAACTGGCCGATTTCTTCCGCCACAGCCTCGGGCTGCAGGCCGACCGCAAGGTGACGCTGGCGCAGGAGCTGCGCCTGGTGGCTGACTTCGTCGCGATCGAACAGGTGCGCTTCGGCGAGCGCCTGCGTGTCGGGTTCGATGCCGACGCCGGCGCGCAAGCCTGCCTGCTGCCGCCGATGCTGCTGCAGCCGCTGGTCGAGAACGCGGTCAAGCACGGCATCGGGCAGATGCTCGAGCCGGGCATGATTCGTGTTCATGCCGCACGCGCCGGCACGCAGCTGCAAATCCGCGTCGAGAACGACGCCGATCCGGACGGCGTGCCGGCAAAGGGCGGCGGCATCGGCCTGGAAAACGTGCGCCAGCGCCTGGCGGCCACGTATGGGCACGAGGCCGGCCTGCGCTGGACCCGCACGGCAGACGCTTTTTGCGTCGAGCTGACGCTGCCCGCTGAAATGCTCACCCCATCCACCGACACTGTGATCAAGGTTTGA
- a CDS encoding LytTR family DNA-binding domain-containing protein, translated as MRAIIVDDEHLARAVLREHLEQHPDVEIVGECANGFEAVKAIAELQPDLVFLDIQMPKLDGFEVVELAGAGPHYLFVTAFDQFALRAFEVHALDYLLKPFSGERLALALAHARARPAAPASMQARAAHAIQDVAIEARRRQLPLERILIRDGVRVQVVPVASVDVIEAEDDYVAIQAGGKRWLKSQRLAELEAQLDPQAFLRVHRSFIVNLAAVARIEPAGRDGHCAVLRDGTRVPISRSGYQRVRERIG; from the coding sequence ATGCGCGCGATTATCGTGGACGACGAACACCTGGCGCGCGCGGTGCTGCGCGAACACCTCGAGCAGCATCCCGACGTCGAAATCGTCGGCGAATGCGCCAACGGTTTCGAGGCGGTCAAGGCGATCGCCGAGCTGCAGCCCGACCTGGTCTTCCTCGACATCCAGATGCCCAAGCTCGATGGCTTCGAGGTCGTCGAGCTGGCAGGCGCGGGGCCGCACTACCTGTTCGTGACGGCGTTCGACCAGTTCGCGCTGCGCGCCTTCGAGGTGCATGCGCTCGACTACCTGCTCAAGCCGTTTTCCGGCGAACGCCTGGCGCTGGCGCTCGCGCACGCGCGGGCGCGCCCGGCCGCGCCCGCGTCCATGCAGGCGAGAGCGGCGCACGCCATCCAGGACGTGGCGATCGAAGCGCGCCGGCGCCAGCTGCCGCTCGAGCGCATCCTGATCCGCGATGGCGTGCGGGTGCAGGTGGTGCCGGTGGCCAGCGTGGACGTGATCGAGGCCGAAGACGACTACGTCGCGATCCAGGCCGGCGGCAAACGCTGGCTCAAGAGCCAGCGCCTGGCCGAACTCGAAGCCCAGCTCGATCCGCAGGCCTTCCTGCGCGTGCACCGTTCCTTCATCGTCAACCTGGCAGCGGTCGCGCGCATCGAGCCGGCCGGCCGCGACGGGCATTGCGCGGTGCTGCGCGACGGTACCCGGGTGCCGATCAGCCGCAGCGGCTACCAGCGGGTGCGCGAGCGGATCGGATAA
- a CDS encoding ATP-dependent DNA helicase — MSEAGNSATRYTVAVRALCEFTAKQGDLDLRFTPSPTAQEGIAGHAVVAARRLSGGSDNYKSEITLEGDWGPLHVRGRADGYDPDQNLIEEVKTFRGQFTSIPENHRHLHWAQLRVYGHLMCASLNMDSVNLALVYFDIGSQKETVLRESRTRAELAVIFEDHCTRFLAWAEQEMRHRAARDAALNALRFPHADFRPGQRQLAEAVFRANASGRCLLAQAPTGIGKTVGTLFPLLKAAPQHGIDKLFFLAAKTPGRRLALDAAETLKGGTLPLRVLELSARDKACEHPDKACQGDACPLARGFYDRLPAARAAALEAPLLDREALREIGLAHGVCPYYLGSEMTRWSDVVVGDYNYWFDGSAMLYALALTNGWRVSVLADEAHNLVSRARGMYTATLDRALLRAARSSAAPSLHKPLDKVKRAWTDVSKSAPLPYQVIDELPGKFVNALQEACSAITEHLAEFAVPLEPALQDFYFEALAFQRLAESFGEHSLFDLTRSDERDTVLCIRNVVPAPFLGPRFGFAHSTTLFSATLSPWNYFADLLGMPADTAWIDVESPFVASQLKVGVARAISTRYQHRKASLEPIAELMARQYHEAPGNYLAFFSSFDYLEQAANAFEKSHPDVPTWRQSRRMSEPERAAFLERFAPGGRGIGFAVLGGSFGEGVDLPGERLIGAFVATLGLPQVNPVNEQLRQRMQAKFGAGYDYTYLYPGMQKVVQAAGRVIRTEQDRGTVWLIDDRFARPEVLELLPSWWHVEVA, encoded by the coding sequence ATGAGCGAGGCCGGCAACAGCGCCACCCGGTACACGGTGGCGGTGCGAGCGCTGTGCGAGTTCACCGCCAAGCAGGGCGACCTCGACCTGCGCTTTACGCCCTCGCCGACCGCGCAGGAAGGCATCGCCGGCCACGCGGTGGTCGCCGCGCGCCGGCTGTCCGGCGGCAGCGACAACTACAAATCCGAAATCACGCTCGAAGGCGACTGGGGCCCGCTGCACGTGCGCGGGCGCGCGGACGGCTACGACCCCGACCAGAACCTGATCGAGGAGGTCAAGACCTTCCGCGGCCAATTCACCAGCATTCCGGAAAACCACCGCCACCTGCACTGGGCCCAGCTGCGTGTGTATGGCCACCTGATGTGCGCGTCGCTGAACATGGACAGCGTCAACCTGGCGCTGGTCTACTTCGACATCGGCAGCCAGAAGGAGACCGTGCTGCGCGAGAGCCGCACGCGCGCCGAGCTGGCCGTCATCTTCGAAGACCATTGCACGCGCTTCCTGGCCTGGGCCGAGCAGGAAATGCGCCACCGCGCCGCGCGCGACGCGGCGCTCAACGCCCTGCGCTTCCCGCACGCCGACTTTCGTCCCGGCCAACGCCAGCTGGCCGAAGCCGTGTTCCGCGCCAACGCCAGCGGCCGCTGCCTGCTGGCCCAGGCCCCGACCGGCATCGGCAAGACCGTCGGCACCCTGTTCCCGCTGCTCAAAGCCGCGCCCCAGCACGGCATCGACAAGCTGTTCTTCCTGGCTGCGAAGACGCCGGGCCGCCGGTTGGCGCTGGACGCCGCCGAGACCCTGAAAGGCGGCACGCTGCCCCTGCGCGTGCTGGAGCTGAGCGCGCGCGACAAGGCTTGCGAGCATCCGGACAAGGCTTGCCAGGGCGACGCCTGCCCGCTGGCGCGCGGCTTCTACGACCGTCTGCCGGCAGCGCGCGCCGCCGCATTGGAGGCACCGCTGCTCGACCGCGAGGCCCTGCGCGAGATCGGCCTGGCGCACGGAGTCTGTCCCTACTACCTGGGCAGCGAGATGACGCGCTGGAGCGACGTCGTGGTCGGCGACTATAACTACTGGTTCGACGGCAGCGCCATGCTGTACGCGCTGGCCTTGACCAACGGCTGGCGCGTCAGCGTGCTGGCCGACGAGGCGCACAATCTGGTCTCGCGCGCCCGCGGCATGTACACGGCGACGCTGGATCGCGCCCTGCTGCGCGCCGCCCGCTCGAGCGCCGCCCCGAGCCTGCACAAGCCGCTCGACAAGGTCAAGCGCGCCTGGACGGACGTCAGCAAATCGGCGCCGCTGCCCTACCAGGTCATCGACGAGCTGCCGGGCAAATTCGTCAACGCGCTGCAGGAAGCGTGCAGCGCCATCACCGAGCACTTGGCCGAGTTCGCAGTGCCGCTCGAGCCGGCGCTGCAGGACTTCTATTTCGAAGCGCTGGCCTTCCAGCGCCTGGCCGAATCGTTCGGCGAACACTCGCTGTTCGACCTCACGCGCAGCGACGAGCGCGACACCGTCCTCTGTATCCGCAACGTGGTGCCCGCGCCCTTCCTTGGTCCGCGCTTCGGCTTCGCCCACTCCACCACGCTGTTCTCGGCCACGCTCAGCCCCTGGAATTATTTCGCCGACCTGCTCGGCATGCCGGCGGACACGGCCTGGATCGACGTCGAATCGCCGTTCGTCGCCAGCCAGCTGAAGGTCGGCGTGGCGCGCGCGATCTCGACCCGCTATCAGCACCGCAAGGCCTCGCTCGAGCCGATCGCCGAACTGATGGCGCGCCAGTACCACGAGGCGCCGGGCAACTACCTGGCGTTCTTCAGCAGCTTCGATTACCTCGAGCAGGCCGCCAACGCCTTCGAAAAAAGCCACCCGGACGTGCCGACCTGGCGCCAGTCGCGCCGCATGAGCGAGCCGGAACGCGCGGCCTTTCTGGAGCGTTTCGCGCCGGGCGGGCGCGGGATCGGCTTTGCCGTGCTGGGCGGCTCCTTCGGCGAGGGCGTCGACCTACCGGGCGAGCGCCTGATCGGCGCCTTCGTCGCCACGCTCGGGCTGCCGCAGGTGAACCCGGTCAACGAGCAGCTGCGCCAGCGCATGCAGGCGAAGTTCGGCGCCGGCTACGACTACACCTATCTCTACCCGGGGATGCAGAAGGTCGTGCAAGCGGCCGGGCGCGTGATCCGCACCGAGCAGGACCGGGGCACCGTGTGGCTGATCGACGACCGCTTCGCGCGGCCCGAAGTGCTCGAACTGCTGCCGAGCTGGTGGCACGTCGAGGTGGCGTAA